In Phyllopteryx taeniolatus isolate TA_2022b chromosome 22, UOR_Ptae_1.2, whole genome shotgun sequence, one DNA window encodes the following:
- the gcc1 gene encoding GRIP and coiled-coil domain-containing protein 1 — protein sequence MEKFGMSFGGGPSRKDLLVTVESQNKQLAQYQSRFRDVVHAYKSLLKEKEALEASLKVLSGSRDADVNRQLCERAAFLQDCGDGDVTEDDAAEAGGPNGSQAGSAAAEQRQDGEAERRKVQLKNQLDTLTSALATVMQEKSRMEASFQADKRQLKQEVAQLQERLDAAAARQQAEVRALRRQLAESRARVITQQHEREQEQSDQLQQLQELQKILQQERDLRQDAELRLHESDANFPAASHATDRGAESEALLKQTREERDQLRRKLRAAEEEREEADPRVEGLQRELTELDKCLQEQLHDQNFRVGLIHV from the coding sequence ATGGAGAAGTTTGGGATGAGTTTCGGTGGGGGCCCCAGCAGGAAGGATCTTCTGGTAACGGTCGAGTCCCAGAACAAGCAGCTGGCCCAGTACCAGAGCCGCTTCAGGGATGTGGTGCACGCGTACAAAAGCCTGCTGAAGGAAAAGGAGGCCCTGGAGGCCAGTCTGAAGGTCTTGAGCGGCTCCCGGGATGCGGATGTGAACCGGCAGCTCTGCGAGCGGGCTGCCTTCCTTCAGGATTGTGGGGACGGAGACGTGACAGAGGACGATGCGGCAGAAGCGGGAGGTCCCAACGGGTCCCAAGCCGGCAGCGcggcggccgagcagcgacagGACGGAGAAGCGGAACGCAGAAAGGTCCAGCTGAAGAACCAACTGGACACGCTCACCAGCGCTCTGGCCACCGTGATGCAGGAGAAGTCTCGCATGGAGGCCAGCTTCCAGGCCGACAAGCGGCAACTCAAGCAGGAAGTGGCACAGCTGCAGGAGCGCCTGGACGCCGCCGCCGCGCGACAGCAGGCCGAGGTCCGGGCCCTCCGGCGGCAGTTGGCCGAGAGCCGCGCTCGCGTCATCACGCAGCAGCACGAGCGGGAGCAGGAACAGAGCGACCAGTTGCAGCAGCTGCAGGAGCTGCAGAAGATCCTGCAGCAGGAACGGGACCTGCGGCAGGACGCCGAGCTCCGCCTGCACGAGTCCGACGCAAACTTCCCGGCTGCGTCGCACGCCACGGACCGTGGGGCTGAGTCGGAGGCGCTCCTGAAGCAGACCAGGGAGGAGCGCGACCAGCTGAGGAGGAAGCTGCGGGCGGCCGAGGAGGAACGAGAGGAAGCGGATCCTAGGGTGGAGGGGCTGCAGCGGGAGCTGACTGAGCTCGACAAGTGCCTCCAGGAGCAGCTCCACGACCAGAACTTCAGGGTAGGCCTCATACACGTTTAG